Proteins from one Terriglobales bacterium genomic window:
- a CDS encoding exo-beta-N-acetylmuramidase NamZ domain-containing protein, translating to MRLISVVLALGLFVPFSSAQKTSAVHGPKPVLAKPGAPRSGKTPAASQFKVLDNVIEDAIEDQQCPGAVVLVGHHGRVVYQKAYGMRSLEPTRERMTLDTIFDVASLTKVVATTPSVLRMLELGEIRLNDPVATYLPEFAQNGKEYVTIRELMTHYSGLPEDLDLKIPWSGEETAQQMAFGSALVTPPGSNFRYSDINFEVLGFLVERISKMPLDKYADAFVFQPLGMKNTRFLPPPSWRSRIAPTEYDENGQMLRGVVHDPTARRMGGVAGHAGLFSTAADLSKYAQALIDAINAKPQRKQFLKSLTVIKATRPQQPPDAVSLRGLGWDIDSAFSSNRGELLPIGSFGHTGFTGTSIWIDPYTNTYVILLTNAVHPHVGHSVVALRSKVANVVATTLDLGAELHGKHPLLAITGYNEAMAGSRRMSYRNTNVLNGIDVLEATNFAALKPSQGDAPPRKIGVLTNQIGVDASGRRTIDILNAVPGLKLTALFAPEHGAVGQLDTTDINNATDAATGVPVYSVYGDTDAKRRPPLDVLKELDAVVIDLQDAGVRFWTYDTATGYFLEAAAQTGADVIVLDRPNPITGSMISGPIADPDKRNYVSYYMIPSRHGMTIGELAQLFNGEQKLGAKLTVVPMQGWQRGDWFDSIGQQWVNPSPNLRNLTENTLYPGVALVEGTNVSVGRGTDTPFEVLGAPWIKPQELSTYLNARHISGVRFIPYSFTPKSAVYANQLCGGVNMVVVNRLTLDSPELGIELAAALHKLYPNDFRMDKMMTIVANQETMEDLNLGVDPRFISSKWNEALESFRPIREKYLIYK from the coding sequence ATGCGACTGATCTCAGTAGTTCTGGCTCTCGGCCTCTTTGTTCCTTTCTCCTCAGCACAAAAGACCTCCGCAGTTCATGGGCCCAAACCGGTGCTCGCAAAGCCTGGGGCTCCACGAAGTGGCAAGACGCCGGCAGCTTCGCAATTCAAGGTCCTCGATAACGTCATCGAAGATGCCATCGAGGATCAGCAGTGTCCGGGCGCGGTCGTGTTGGTTGGGCATCACGGGCGAGTCGTTTACCAGAAGGCCTACGGAATGCGATCGCTCGAGCCTACCCGAGAGCGCATGACTCTGGACACGATCTTCGACGTTGCCTCGCTGACGAAAGTAGTCGCTACGACACCGTCGGTGCTTCGCATGTTGGAGCTTGGAGAGATTCGGCTGAACGATCCAGTGGCGACTTACCTTCCAGAATTTGCCCAAAATGGGAAGGAGTACGTCACAATCCGCGAGTTGATGACGCACTATTCCGGATTGCCGGAAGATCTTGATCTAAAGATTCCATGGAGCGGAGAGGAAACCGCCCAGCAGATGGCTTTCGGGTCGGCGCTTGTCACGCCTCCCGGATCGAACTTCCGCTACAGCGACATCAATTTTGAAGTGCTCGGGTTTCTGGTGGAGCGCATCTCCAAGATGCCGCTCGACAAGTACGCAGACGCATTCGTGTTTCAGCCTCTCGGGATGAAGAACACGCGGTTCCTGCCGCCACCATCGTGGCGCAGCCGCATCGCGCCGACGGAATATGACGAGAATGGTCAGATGCTGCGCGGAGTCGTCCATGATCCAACAGCACGACGCATGGGCGGAGTCGCTGGACATGCCGGCCTTTTCTCAACCGCAGCCGACCTTTCGAAATATGCGCAGGCTCTCATTGATGCGATCAACGCCAAGCCGCAACGGAAACAGTTTCTAAAATCGCTTACCGTCATCAAAGCGACGCGCCCGCAACAGCCGCCAGACGCCGTGAGCCTGCGCGGCCTGGGATGGGACATTGATTCGGCCTTCTCCTCGAATCGCGGCGAACTCTTGCCGATTGGATCGTTCGGGCACACGGGATTTACCGGCACGTCGATCTGGATCGATCCATACACGAATACCTACGTCATCCTGTTGACCAACGCCGTGCATCCTCACGTCGGACACTCGGTCGTTGCGCTACGCAGTAAAGTCGCAAATGTAGTGGCAACGACGCTCGATCTTGGCGCGGAGCTTCATGGCAAGCATCCCCTGCTGGCGATTACCGGATACAACGAAGCCATGGCGGGAAGCCGCCGCATGAGCTATCGCAACACAAACGTGCTGAATGGAATTGACGTATTAGAGGCCACAAACTTCGCCGCGCTGAAGCCCTCGCAGGGAGACGCCCCGCCGCGAAAAATCGGCGTCCTTACGAATCAGATCGGAGTGGACGCGAGCGGCCGCCGCACGATTGACATCCTCAACGCGGTTCCCGGATTGAAACTCACGGCGCTGTTTGCGCCAGAACACGGTGCTGTAGGACAGCTTGACACCACGGACATCAACAATGCGACCGATGCCGCTACCGGCGTACCTGTTTACAGCGTGTACGGCGATACCGATGCCAAGCGCCGCCCGCCGCTCGATGTTCTCAAAGAACTTGATGCTGTGGTCATCGATCTGCAGGACGCCGGCGTCCGATTCTGGACTTACGACACCGCAACTGGATACTTCCTCGAAGCTGCAGCGCAGACCGGCGCCGACGTCATCGTTCTCGATCGTCCGAATCCCATAACGGGATCGATGATCTCCGGCCCAATTGCCGATCCAGACAAACGCAACTACGTCAGCTACTACATGATTCCATCGCGCCACGGAATGACGATCGGCGAACTCGCGCAATTGTTCAACGGCGAACAGAAGCTCGGCGCCAAGCTCACGGTGGTTCCGATGCAAGGATGGCAGCGCGGAGATTGGTTCGACTCCATCGGCCAGCAGTGGGTGAATCCATCGCCGAACCTGCGCAACCTAACCGAGAACACACTCTATCCGGGCGTTGCGCTCGTCGAAGGAACAAATGTTTCCGTGGGCCGCGGAACTGATACTCCGTTCGAGGTCCTTGGCGCTCCATGGATCAAACCGCAGGAGCTCTCGACTTACCTCAACGCACGGCACATCTCAGGAGTTCGCTTTATTCCGTACAGCTTCACGCCCAAATCGGCGGTGTATGCGAATCAACTATGCGGAGGCGTGAACATGGTGGTAGTCAATCGCCTGACGCTCGACTCACCGGAGCTGGGCATTGAGCTTGCCGCCGCGCTTCATAAGCTCTATCCCAATGATTTCCGCATGGACAAAATGATGACCATCGTCGCCAATCAGGAAACGATGGAGGATCTGAACCTGGGAGTGGATCCGCGCTTTATCTCTTCCAAGTGGAATGAAGCTTTGGAGAGCTTCCGCCCAATTCGGGAAAAGTACCTGATCTACAAATGA
- a CDS encoding CoA-transferase — MTKVASMQEAIAEFVPDGSAVAMGLQLEQMIPFAAGHEIIRQRKRDLRLIGPISDCLFDQIIGAGCVKDVVAAWIGNVMMGQAYNFRRATESGEIRVFNMTNFTVALGLQAGAMGVPFLPTRTAMGSDVPKGNHFFYQIISPFEPKETLFAVRAIVPDVTIVLVQRADEEGNAHCWGNLGVMQEAVRAAKKVIVVAEEIVSGDVIASDPNRTVVPGFLVSAVVHEPFGAHPSPVQGYYNRDNEFFRRYHSESKTPDDYVEWKAKWIEGVRNQSEYLEQLGSERLEALRVKKHAYSAPADFGY; from the coding sequence ATGACTAAAGTTGCTTCAATGCAGGAGGCCATTGCCGAGTTCGTGCCCGACGGCTCAGCGGTCGCGATGGGGCTCCAACTCGAGCAGATGATCCCTTTCGCTGCCGGACACGAAATCATCCGGCAGAGGAAGCGCGATCTTCGCCTCATCGGTCCTATTTCGGATTGTCTTTTCGACCAGATCATCGGCGCCGGTTGCGTGAAAGACGTTGTTGCCGCCTGGATCGGAAACGTCATGATGGGACAGGCCTACAACTTCCGCCGCGCAACCGAAAGCGGCGAAATTCGCGTCTTCAACATGACGAACTTCACCGTTGCTCTGGGCCTGCAGGCTGGCGCGATGGGAGTGCCTTTCCTGCCGACGCGCACAGCAATGGGTAGCGATGTGCCCAAAGGAAATCATTTCTTCTATCAGATCATTTCCCCTTTTGAACCTAAGGAGACGCTGTTCGCCGTCCGTGCCATTGTTCCGGACGTGACCATCGTCCTCGTGCAGCGCGCCGACGAAGAAGGCAACGCTCACTGCTGGGGGAATCTGGGCGTGATGCAGGAGGCGGTGCGCGCGGCAAAGAAAGTCATCGTTGTAGCCGAGGAGATCGTGTCAGGCGACGTAATCGCCAGCGATCCAAACCGCACTGTTGTTCCTGGCTTTCTGGTTTCAGCTGTCGTACATGAGCCATTCGGAGCTCATCCTTCCCCGGTGCAGGGCTACTACAACCGCGATAACGAGTTCTTCCGCAGGTATCACTCGGAAAGCAAGACTCCGGATGACTATGTGGAGTGGAAAGCGAAGTGGATAGAAGGAGTGCGGAACCAGAGTGAGTATCTCGAACAACTCGGATCGGAGCGACTTGAGGCACTCCGAGTGAAGAAGCACGCATATTCAGCCCCGGCGGATTTTGGCTATTAA
- a CDS encoding enoyl-CoA hydratase/isomerase family protein: MTASVGTLIRYARPLSGKPVLEKVTLEMPQSANGGAIARIVLSHAKQNILDFQMMDELSASLDQLAARRDLSTILIEAAGEHFSAGVDIPSHTPEKVATMLEKFHGVIRRLLKIPKVTVAAVKGACLGGGAELAMTCDIVITTDAAHWGFPEIRLGCYPPVAAAALASVVGQKRAAELILTGRSFDGREAERIGLANRAVPADTLKETASEYVHRLAELSPAALTNAKRALYAWDAAHFEKGLARAEDIYLKDLVRTEDAQEGIRAWMEKRSPRWTGK, from the coding sequence GTGACTGCATCAGTAGGCACGCTGATACGGTATGCTCGTCCGTTGTCAGGGAAGCCGGTTTTGGAAAAAGTTACTCTCGAAATGCCGCAGTCTGCGAACGGCGGAGCCATTGCGCGAATCGTGCTCAGCCACGCAAAGCAGAACATCCTCGATTTTCAGATGATGGATGAATTGTCCGCATCACTGGATCAACTCGCGGCTCGCCGCGATCTTTCCACGATTTTGATCGAGGCCGCCGGAGAACACTTCTCTGCTGGCGTTGACATCCCTTCGCATACTCCAGAAAAAGTCGCCACCATGTTGGAGAAGTTTCATGGTGTGATTCGCAGACTGCTGAAAATACCGAAGGTGACAGTAGCGGCAGTGAAGGGAGCCTGCCTTGGTGGGGGCGCCGAACTGGCCATGACCTGCGACATCGTTATTACGACCGATGCAGCGCATTGGGGCTTTCCCGAAATTCGTCTGGGCTGTTATCCGCCGGTTGCCGCAGCTGCGCTTGCGTCCGTTGTCGGTCAAAAGCGCGCCGCAGAACTGATTCTCACCGGCCGGAGCTTCGATGGACGCGAGGCTGAGCGAATCGGCTTGGCAAACCGAGCGGTGCCCGCCGACACGTTAAAGGAAACAGCTTCCGAATATGTGCATCGGCTCGCGGAGTTGAGCCCAGCCGCGCTGACGAATGCCAAGCGGGCACTCTATGCCTGGGATGCTGCCCATTTTGAAAAGGGACTTGCACGCGCCGAAGATATTTATTTGAAGGATCTCGTCCGGACGGAAGATGCGCAGGAGGGGATTCGGGCATGGATGGAGAAGCGCAGTCCAAGATGGACTGGCAAATGA
- a CDS encoding transferrin receptor-like dimerization domain-containing protein, whose amino-acid sequence MRKLTLAVLLFAFCFLTVGATDENIYFGYTLQSSQAEQSWETKFRALPDSTLQRQYMERLSARPHHVGSPYDKENAEWLLGKFKEWGLDAHIETFNVLFPTPKERIVELIAPTHFRAKLEEPTLAVDPTSGQKSEQLPTYNAYSIDGDVTAPLVFVNYGVPKDYEQLERLGISVKGAIVIAKYGESWRGVKPKVAYEHGAVGCLIYSDPHDDGYFEEPVFPEGPMRPPDGVQRGSVMDFMRYPGDPLTPGVGATPDAKRLRREDAQTITRIPVLPISYADAQPLLQALAGPMAPREWRGGLPLPYHVGVGPAKVHLKVVSNWDIKPVNDVIAKIPGATEPDIWIVRGNHHDAWVNGAQDPISAQIALLEEARGFSQLLKQGWKPKRTIIYCAWDGEEPMLLGSTEWAEFHADELRQHAAIYINSDVNERGYLEAGGSHSLEAFVNEVAKDIQDPEKQISVWKRKQANEIERGDADEKKEGRQRADLRIDPLGSGTDFTTFLDHLGVASLNLAYVGEDNAGIYHSIYDDLYWYMHFSDNEFIYSRALAQTIGSMVMRFADADVLPYQFTDFADTMKKYDDELKKLLKDQQDDANNTNQKLDDGVYSATSDPRHPTLPPPRAAVPPFINFAPIDNALAALTRAADNYQKAARALRDASPGTDFAALNQLLLQSERRLTLDEGLPRRPWYKHMIYAPGWYTGYSPKTMPGVREAIEEKRYADADPEIAKVARVLQAEASLLDQAAAAVDQMKQQHR is encoded by the coding sequence ATGCGAAAACTCACTCTTGCAGTCCTTCTCTTTGCATTTTGTTTTCTCACGGTCGGTGCGACTGACGAGAACATTTATTTCGGCTACACACTGCAGTCCTCGCAAGCGGAACAAAGCTGGGAGACAAAGTTTCGGGCGCTTCCCGATTCGACACTGCAGCGCCAATACATGGAGCGGCTGAGCGCGCGGCCTCATCATGTCGGATCTCCGTATGACAAAGAGAATGCCGAATGGCTTCTCGGCAAGTTCAAAGAATGGGGACTCGACGCTCACATCGAAACCTTCAACGTCCTTTTTCCCACTCCGAAGGAGCGGATCGTCGAGCTGATCGCTCCGACTCACTTTCGCGCCAAGCTCGAGGAGCCCACGCTCGCTGTCGATCCGACCAGCGGGCAGAAATCCGAGCAGTTGCCGACGTATAACGCCTATTCCATCGACGGCGATGTAACTGCGCCTCTCGTATTCGTGAATTACGGTGTGCCCAAAGATTATGAGCAACTGGAGCGCCTCGGGATCTCCGTGAAAGGGGCGATCGTCATCGCCAAATACGGCGAGTCATGGCGCGGCGTGAAGCCCAAAGTTGCATATGAGCACGGGGCAGTGGGGTGTCTCATCTATTCCGATCCGCATGATGACGGCTATTTCGAAGAGCCGGTTTTTCCTGAAGGTCCAATGCGCCCGCCAGATGGCGTGCAGCGCGGCAGCGTGATGGACTTCATGCGCTATCCCGGCGATCCGCTCACGCCTGGAGTTGGCGCGACTCCGGATGCGAAGCGTCTTCGCCGTGAGGATGCACAGACAATTACCAGGATTCCGGTGCTGCCGATCTCCTATGCCGATGCGCAGCCGCTGCTGCAGGCACTGGCGGGGCCGATGGCTCCGCGTGAATGGCGCGGCGGCCTTCCATTGCCCTACCACGTTGGAGTTGGACCGGCCAAAGTACATCTGAAGGTAGTTTCGAATTGGGACATCAAGCCCGTCAATGACGTAATTGCCAAAATTCCGGGCGCTACCGAACCGGACATCTGGATCGTGCGCGGCAATCATCATGACGCCTGGGTGAATGGCGCACAGGATCCCATTTCGGCACAGATTGCTCTTCTGGAAGAAGCGCGTGGATTTTCACAGCTTCTCAAGCAAGGCTGGAAACCGAAGCGAACCATCATCTATTGCGCCTGGGACGGTGAAGAGCCGATGCTGCTCGGTTCCACAGAATGGGCTGAGTTCCACGCTGATGAACTGCGTCAGCACGCGGCCATCTACATCAACAGCGACGTGAACGAGCGCGGTTATCTCGAAGCCGGCGGCTCGCACTCTCTCGAGGCATTTGTCAATGAGGTTGCAAAGGACATTCAGGATCCGGAAAAACAGATTTCTGTGTGGAAGCGAAAGCAGGCAAATGAAATTGAGAGAGGAGATGCCGACGAAAAGAAGGAAGGAAGACAGCGTGCGGATCTGCGCATTGATCCACTTGGTTCCGGCACCGACTTCACTACTTTTCTCGATCACCTCGGAGTTGCATCACTCAATCTCGCTTATGTCGGAGAGGATAACGCAGGCATTTATCACTCGATCTACGACGACCTCTACTGGTACATGCACTTTTCCGATAATGAGTTCATCTACTCGCGCGCTCTGGCGCAAACCATCGGCAGCATGGTGATGCGCTTTGCCGACGCCGACGTGCTTCCGTATCAGTTCACCGATTTCGCCGACACAATGAAGAAGTATGACGACGAACTCAAGAAGCTGCTGAAAGATCAGCAGGACGACGCGAATAATACCAATCAGAAGCTCGACGATGGCGTGTACTCCGCGACATCGGATCCGAGGCATCCGACGTTGCCGCCGCCGCGTGCTGCGGTTCCACCTTTCATCAACTTCGCGCCCATCGATAACGCACTCGCAGCGCTCACTCGCGCCGCTGACAATTATCAGAAAGCAGCAAGAGCTTTGCGTGATGCGTCGCCCGGGACAGACTTCGCAGCCCTGAACCAATTACTTCTGCAGAGTGAGCGGCGTCTTACGCTGGACGAAGGACTACCGCGTCGCCCCTGGTACAAGCACATGATCTATGCTCCCGGCTGGTACACCGGATACTCACCAAAAACAATGCCCGGAGTGCGAGAGGCCATCGAAGAGAAACGCTATGCCGATGCGGATCCTGAAATCGCTAAGGTTGCCAGAGTGCTCCAGGCCGAAGCCAGCCTTCTGGATCAAGCGGCAGCAGCCGTGGATCAAATGAAGCAGCAGCATAGATAA